AATAAACCCGAAGGAAAACAAAAAGAAAGTGTGCCAAGTTATCGTGATTTAGTGGGGGAAATCTCAACCTCACAAGGTACTGTGCAAATCTTATTACAGTTGATTCCAGACCCAGAAAGTGGCAATCGCATCTGGAAAATATCGAATGCGACGGTAAGCCAAATTCCCTTATTGACGAAAGAGTATGGCTATAGCCATGTCGGCGAGTGGTTATATAAAAACTTGCCAGATGTTGAGTTTTTAGGTGTGCTACTTTGGCAATGGGTATATTTTGTTTTTAGTTTTTTGCTTTTCCTTGCAATAGCAATCATCTTGACGCGTATTATTACTTTTATACTTGCCCATTTAAAAGTGCCAGTCGAAAAAGATGTGATAGCGTTCATCAATGGGCCAGTTTGCTTATTGCTGGCTGTATTAATGTCGCGTTCTTTGAGTGATCAGTCGAATGTAACGATTGCTGTACTCGCTTTATTTCATGGTGCAACAGTACTTTTGATTGCATGGGGTTGGATATGCCTTCGTACAGTTGACATAGTGAAGCATAGACTTGGTCAGCGCTTCATTAAGCAAGATAGGCCCCAAGTGGTTTTTTTACTTCGCCCAATTAGTAACGTTGTAAAAACCTCAATAGTAATTATTTTGCTATTTATGTGGTTTGAAAACTTAGGATTCAATGCCACAACGCTATTAGCTGGTTTAGGGATCGGTGGTTTAGCCATCGCGCTGGCTGCGCAAAAAACGGTGGAAAATATTATAGCGGCCATCACACTTTATATTTCAGCACCAGTTAAAATTGGCAGTTTATGTAAATTTGGTAGCCAGCTAGGCACAATTGAAGAAATAGGACTGAGAGCAACTCGAATTCGCACTCTTGACCGCTCTGTAATATATGTGGCGAATGCAAAGTTCGTTGATATGCAGCTTGAGAATGTTTCTGAAAGAGAGCGTATTTCTTATAGGCCGAAATTGATGCTCAGTGCGAATACCAAGCAACAAAATCTAATCTCGTTTATGCAAGCGGTAAGAGAGCTTTTAGAACAACATAAACATATCGCCTTTGAGCCTTGCAGGGTTCGTTTCAAAGCTTTCTCGCCTTGGGCTTTACAAGTGGATGTACTAAGCTACGTAGAGACTGTCGACTTTGCATTTTATATGGAAGTAATAGAAGAATTAAACTTAGCAATTTTAGGCTTATTAAATGAGCATGAGTGCGAATTAGCTAATCCAGAATTCGCACGTGTAACTGATTAGTTGCTAAAAAAGGGGTAAATGAAAGTGGCTCTCATTTGCGTGTGATGTCTACACATTGTCGTAATTAGATGGACAGGACATATGTCCGCTTTGGTTAAAAATAATTGCATAAAATCTTCTAAATGCGGCGATGTTGCCGCTAATTGTTGTAAAATAATTGTATATTTATAATTTTTAATGCAGTAAAAGTGTCATAAAGTGTTATAATCATCAGCGTTCGTTCAGCCTCTTTACTTCGTTTTGCACTCTCGATTAAGAGGTCCGCGCAGCTTATTACAAGGCGCGAAAAATTGGCCGAGCCCGTCAAATGAATTGACGCAACATCATCACCGTTGAATAAGAGTGCATAAAAAAGGTTAAAACCCGACATGAAAGCAATGAAAAGATCTACGTTAGCAACACTTATCAATGCAACGTTGTTCTCTGCCGTAGCAGGTACTTCATTTTCAACTCTTGCTGCAGACGAAGCCTCAGCAGCAAAAAACAACCAATTAGAAGTTATTCAAATCACCGCTCGTAAACGTGTAGAAAACGCACAGGAAGTACCTGTAGCTGTATCCGCTTTACAAGGTGACAGCTTAGATGCATACAGCTCAGCTGGTATGGATATTCGTTTCATGAACGCGAAGATCCCAAGCTTATCAATTGAATCTTCGTTTGGTCGTTCATTCCCACGCTTTTATGTTCGTGGTCTAGGTAATACTGACTTTGACCTAAATGCTTCACAACCTGTTTCTTTAGTGGTAGATGAAGTAGTTCAAGAGAACGCTATCTTAAAAGGTTTCCCTGTATTTGACGTAGCACGCGTAGAAGTTCTTCGTGGCCCACAAGGTACTTTATTCGGCCGTAATACACCGGCTGGTCTTGTTAAATTTGATACAGTTAAACCATCACAAGAATTTGAAGGCTATGGCTCAGTATCTTACGGTAGCCGTGGCGCAGTTGATTTTGAAGGTGCTGTTGGCGGTGGCTTAACAGATCGTTTATCAACACGTGTTTCTGTTCTTTGGCAAGAAAAAGATGATTATATTGATAATCGTGCACCAGGTTTTGAACAAGATGACGTATTAGGTGGTTACACTGAGAAAGCGGCACGTGTTCAATTCTTATATGAAGGCGACGACTTCACTGGTCTTTTCAATTACCATGTACGTGATATGGATGGTACGCCAATCGCATTCCGTGGTAATGCTATCAAAGCTGGTACTAACGATTTAGTAGATAATTTTGAGCACGACGTGGTTTACCACGATGCTGCTTCTCGTGCGACTCAGCAAGTTGAATCTCAAGGTGCAAGCTTAAAGCTTGAGTGGGATATCAACGATTTAACACTTACGTCAATCTCTGCATGGGAAAGTGCTGAAATCTATTCTCGCGCTGATATCGACGGCGGTTACGGTGCTAGCTACTTACCAGATATGGGTCCTGGTTTTATTCCATTCTATTCTGAAAGTGCTGACGGTATTCCAGATCAAGACCAGTACACGCAAGAACTTCGTTTATCTAGCAACTATGCTGGCGACGTAAATTTCCAAGTAGGTGTATTCTACTTTGATGAAGCGCTAACGATCGAAAACTTCAGCTACGACACTTATGGTTCAACGCCAGGTGAGTTAAACGGCTATGTTATCCAGCAACAAGATACCAAAGCATGGGCGGTATTCGGCTCATTAGATTACACAATCACTGATGATCTAAAAATCACTGCGGGTCTTCGTTACTCAGATGACGAGAAAGAATTCTCTGCGAACCGTACTTTAAGCCCTGCTGGTGGCGGTGCGCTTTTCCTTACAGAAAACCCAAGTGACGATCACGTTAGCTGGGATCTATCTGCTAACTATAAGATCAACGACGACGTAAACTGGTACGCACGTGTTGCGAACAGCTTCCGTGCACCAAGTATTCAGGGTCGTATCTTATTCGGTGATGAAGTAACTGTTGCTGAGTCTGAAACTGTGACGTCTTTCGAGACAGGTATCAAATCAGACGTTCTTGACGGCCAAGGTCGTGTAAATGCCACTGTGTTCTATTACACAATGGATGACCAACAATTAACAGCTGTAGGTGGTGGTGCAAACTTCAACCGTTTAGTTAATGCTGATAAGACAACTGGTTACGGTTTTGAGTTAGACACTGAGTGGGTATTAACTGACAACCTAAACGCAACATTTAACTTAAGCTACAACAATACTGAGCTTGACGATAAAGACTTAGCCGTTGACGTATGTGCTCAGTGTACTGTTACAAATTCTTTAAACAGCGCAGGTCAAGCTATTCTTGATGGTAATAGTTTACCGCACGCACCTGAGTGGATCTCTAACCTAACATTACGTTATAGCCGCGAAGTAGCTGACGGTGAATTTTTCACATACGCTGACGTGTCTTACCGTAGCGAAATCAATTACTTCTTATACGAGTCAGTTGAATTTGAAGGTAAGCCATTAACTGAAGTTGGTTTACGTGCCGGTTACGCTTGGGCTGAAGGCGACAACGAATATGAAGTATCAGCATTCGTTCGTAACATGTTCGACGAGCAACAATCAATCGGCGCTATCGATTTTAATAACAACACAGCAATGGTGAACGAAGAGCGTTACATCGGTGCTGAGTTCAAAGTAAGCTTCTTCTAAGCTGAAAGAATAAGTCCTATCAAAACCCGCTGTATAGCGGGTTTTTTCGTTTATAATCGTGTTTGTAACTGCTAAAGTGGCAGCATTAAATTTTGAGAAAGAGAAGAAGTATGGCTGGATTTTGGAACTACCGTGTAATTTTTTGTGAAGCAACAAAAGATGAAGCGGCACAATATCAAATACATGAAGTTGAATATAACTTAAATGGCAAAGTGACTAACTGGTCAGAAACCGGTGCAGCGCCATTTGGTAATACAGTCGAAGAACTTGAAGCAGACGCTGATCGTTTAAAAACAGCGTTTTCTAAGCCAGTATTAAAAGTGGTAAGAAAACAACGCGGTTACGAGCTGGTTGATGTAGAAACAGGCGAAGAAGCGTTTGCTGAGCCACCTGCGGGTTTAACTGAGTAACAAATTATATTTATCGAAGGTGCCACATGGCACCTTTTATTTTTTAGACTGTAAAAGGAATGAGGATGACTTTAAAAGCAGTATTGTTTGATATGGATGGCACACTTGTCGACTCTGAAAGTGTGCATTTTAATATTTGGAATGATTTACTAGCCCCTTTTGGCGTGCAGTATGATGAGGCCACGTTTTGTCAGCGCTTTTCT
The nucleotide sequence above comes from Pseudoalteromonas shioyasakiensis. Encoded proteins:
- a CDS encoding mechanosensitive ion channel, translating into MCFLLLFNAPLWATTTPEVTVKSLIDKDNKEEQSEQKAAKQEPEVSSPAASEEKETALEDDLPFDTFGRMTPRSSMQGYLIAARARDFERAAQYLDFRNLPKDVSIIGQLQLAENLSVVLDRTLWIDIDNLSNKPEGKQKESVPSYRDLVGEISTSQGTVQILLQLIPDPESGNRIWKISNATVSQIPLLTKEYGYSHVGEWLYKNLPDVEFLGVLLWQWVYFVFSFLLFLAIAIILTRIITFILAHLKVPVEKDVIAFINGPVCLLLAVLMSRSLSDQSNVTIAVLALFHGATVLLIAWGWICLRTVDIVKHRLGQRFIKQDRPQVVFLLRPISNVVKTSIVIILLFMWFENLGFNATTLLAGLGIGGLAIALAAQKTVENIIAAITLYISAPVKIGSLCKFGSQLGTIEEIGLRATRIRTLDRSVIYVANAKFVDMQLENVSERERISYRPKLMLSANTKQQNLISFMQAVRELLEQHKHIAFEPCRVRFKAFSPWALQVDVLSYVETVDFAFYMEVIEELNLAILGLLNEHECELANPEFARVTD
- a CDS encoding TonB-dependent receptor, giving the protein MKAMKRSTLATLINATLFSAVAGTSFSTLAADEASAAKNNQLEVIQITARKRVENAQEVPVAVSALQGDSLDAYSSAGMDIRFMNAKIPSLSIESSFGRSFPRFYVRGLGNTDFDLNASQPVSLVVDEVVQENAILKGFPVFDVARVEVLRGPQGTLFGRNTPAGLVKFDTVKPSQEFEGYGSVSYGSRGAVDFEGAVGGGLTDRLSTRVSVLWQEKDDYIDNRAPGFEQDDVLGGYTEKAARVQFLYEGDDFTGLFNYHVRDMDGTPIAFRGNAIKAGTNDLVDNFEHDVVYHDAASRATQQVESQGASLKLEWDINDLTLTSISAWESAEIYSRADIDGGYGASYLPDMGPGFIPFYSESADGIPDQDQYTQELRLSSNYAGDVNFQVGVFYFDEALTIENFSYDTYGSTPGELNGYVIQQQDTKAWAVFGSLDYTITDDLKITAGLRYSDDEKEFSANRTLSPAGGGALFLTENPSDDHVSWDLSANYKINDDVNWYARVANSFRAPSIQGRILFGDEVTVAESETVTSFETGIKSDVLDGQGRVNATVFYYTMDDQQLTAVGGGANFNRLVNADKTTGYGFELDTEWVLTDNLNATFNLSYNNTELDDKDLAVDVCAQCTVTNSLNSAGQAILDGNSLPHAPEWISNLTLRYSREVADGEFFTYADVSYRSEINYFLYESVEFEGKPLTEVGLRAGYAWAEGDNEYEVSAFVRNMFDEQQSIGAIDFNNNTAMVNEERYIGAEFKVSFF